A window of the Thunnus albacares chromosome 15, fThuAlb1.1, whole genome shotgun sequence genome harbors these coding sequences:
- the slc2a2 gene encoding solute carrier family 2, facilitated glucose transporter member 2 yields MESGKQLTGTLAVAVFTAALGSLQYGYSLGVINAPQKVIEKHYGRALGVWSEEAALLSENSTEEEFLEAGQHPAVVMYWSLSVSIFSIGGMLSSFLVGFVGDLRGRVKGMLMVNVLAVAAGLLMGLCKMWKPHIMIIAGRAVMGFYCGLTCGLVPMYIGEIAPKAYRGALGTLHQLAIVIGILISQVIGLDFVLGNDGMWPLLLGLSGAPALLQSLMLPLCPESPRYLYIHLGKEQEARKSLYRLKGAYDATSDLEEMKKEKEEADKEPRISILSLICSSVYRQQLFVALMMHLSQQFSGINAIFYYSTSIFARAGVGQPVYATIGVGVINTIFTLVSVALVDKAGRRTLTLVGLGGMCCCAIAMTVGLKLQNDYSWMSYVSMSAIFIFVSFFEIGPGPIPWFIVAELFSQGPRPAAIALAGCCNWTSNFIIGMTFPYIQDWLDSYVFILFAVILFCSTIFVYLRVPETKGKTFKEIAAGFKKGRKNTEAATPKDGTELQQLKTATDA; encoded by the exons ATGGAGTCGGGAAAG CAGCTAACGGGCACACTGGCTGTGGCTGTGTTCACAGCAGCCCTGGGGTCCCTGCAGTATGGCTACAGTCTGGGAGTCATCAATGCACCTCAGAAG GTCATTGAGAAGCATTATGGACGGGCATTGGGGGTATGGTCAGAAGAGGCTGCTTTGCTGTCAGAAAACAGTACAGAAGAAGAGTTCCTAGAGGCAGGACAACACCCTGCTGTTGTTATGTATTGGTCATTGTCGGTGTCAATCTTTTCCATCGGTGGCATGTTATCCTCTTTCCTGGTGGGATTTGTGGGAGACCTGAGAGGCAG GGTAAAGGGCATGTTAATGGTCAATGTTCTGGCTGTAGCTGCTGGACTGCTGATGGGTCTTTGCAAGATGTGGAAGCCTCACATCATGATCATCGCAGGGCGTGCTGTTATGGGATTTTACTGTG GGTTGACATGTGGGCTAGTTCCAATGTACATTGGAGAGATCGCACCTAAGGCTTACAGAGGGGCTCTGGGGACATTACACCAGCTGGCTATTGTTATTGGCATCCTAATCAGCCAG GTAATAGGCTTGGACTTCGTACTTGGTAATGATGGCATGTGGCCCCTCTTGCTTGGTCTGTCTGGGGCTCCGGCTTTATTACAATCCCTTATGCTGCCTCTGTGCCCTGAGAGCCCACGGTACCTTTATATTCATCTGGGCAAGGAGCAAGAGGCTCGAAAAA GTCTATATCGACTAAAGGGGGCATATGATGCAACTTCTGATCTGGAGgagatgaaaaaagagaaagaggaggcaGACAAGGAGCCCAGGATCTCTATCCTTTCTTTG ATCTGCTCCTCTGTGTacagacagcagctgtttgttgCCCTTATGATGCACCTCTCCCAACAGTTTTCTGGCATCAATGCT ATCTTTTATTACTCTACGTCTATCTTCGCTCGGGCTGGAGTTGGACAGCCAGTCTATGCCACCATAGGAGTCGGGGTCATCAACACCATCTTCACTCTGGTGTCT GTTGCACTGGTGGACAAGGCTGGTAGGCGTACTCTGACTCTGGTTGGTCTGGGAGGGATGTGCTGCTGTGCCATTGCTATGACAGTGGGCCTCAAATTGCAG AATGACTACTCATGGATGAGCTATGTCAGCATGTCGGCTATCTTCATTTTCGTGAGTTTCTTTGAGATTGGTCCTGGTCCTATTCCATGGTTCATAGTGGCTGAACTGTTTAGCCAGGGACCTCGACCAGCAGCCATCGCTCTTGCTGGCTGCTGCAACTGGACCAGCAACTTCATCATAGGCATGACATTTCCATATATACAG gaTTGGTTGGACAGTTATGTGTTCATCCTGTTTGCTGTGATTCTTTTTTGCTCCACTATCTTTGTTTATCTCCGGGTCCCTGAGACCAAGGGTAAAACATTCAAGGAGATTGCTGCTGGCTTCAAGAAGGGACGAAAAAACACAGAGGCAGCGACCCCCAAAGATGGTACTGAACTGCAGCAGCTCAAAACAGCTACAGATGCTTGA
- the eif5a2 gene encoding eukaryotic translation initiation factor 5A-2, whose protein sequence is MADDDFTTADSGASSTFPMQCSALRKNGFVMLKGRPCKIVEMTTSKTGKHGHAKVHLTGLDIFTQKKYEDICPSTHNMDVPHVTRKDYQVIGVSEGFLTLMDDGGETREDLRVPPGDLGKEIEKKFDDEEQFVATVLRALDEEQVVGTKVLT, encoded by the exons ATGGCAGATGATGATTTCACCACCGCGGACTCTGGGGCCTCTTCAACATTCCCCATGCAGTGCTCTGCACTGAGGAAGAACGGCTTTGTCATGCTGAAAGGACGTCCCTGTAAGATCGTTGAAATGACTACCTCTAAGACTGGCAAGCATGGGCATGCTAAG GTTCACCTTACTGGACTTGACATCTTTACCCAGAAGAAGTATGAAGATATCTGCCCATCTACACATAACATGGATGTCCCACATGTCACAAGGAAAGACTACCAG GTAATTGGTGTCTCAGAGGGTTTCTTGACCCTGATGGATGACGGTGGAGAAACCAGAGAAGACCTTAGAGTGCCACCGGGTGACTTGGGCAAAGAAATCGAGAAGAAGTTCGATGATGAAGAACAGTTTGTG GCTACTGTGTTGAGAGCTTTGGATGAAGAGCAGGTAGTCGGCACCAAGGTCCTGACTTAA